The sequence ATGAGTGGGGACGGACGCTATTTGAATGCGAATCCCGCATTGGCAAAGATGTACGGTTACGAATCTCCTGCGGAATTAATTGCCAGCGTCAAACATATTGGTAAGCAACTATACGTGCAACCCCAGAGATGGGAGGAATTGCTTGCTTATTTGAAGGGACTCGATTCGCTTAGCGGGTTCGAGTCACAAGTTTACTGCAAAGATGGCAGCACTATCTGGATATCAGAAGATGTCCGCGCAATTTACGATCGCGATGGTTCTTTGCACTATGAGGGAAGCGTGCGCGATATTAGCGATCGCAAGGCGGCGGAAGCAGAATTGCGCCAGCAAAGGTTTCTCTCGGAACGGTTGTTGCTCAACGTATTACCTCAATTGATTGCAGAAAGGTTGAAACGAGGAGAAAAGACGATCGCAGAAAACTTTGCTGAAGTTACAGTTCTGTTTGCCGATATTGCCAACTTCACCCAACTCTCTTCCGAGGTATCTCCAAAAGAACTGGTAAAGTTACTAAATGATATTTTCTCTGCGTTCGACTTATTGGCAGACCGACATGGTGTGGAAAAAATCAAAACTATTGGGGATGCTTACATGGTGGTAGGCGGATTACCCAAACCCAGACCAGATCATATCGTTGCCATTGCTGATATGGCATTGGATATGCAGCAAGAAATCCTCCAATTCCGTACACCAGGCAACCAACCTATTGCGCTGCGAATTGGCATTCATACCGGCGCTGTGGTAGCTGGAGTCATCGGTAGACGCAAACCCATTTACGACCTGTGGGGAGATACGGTCAATGTTGCCAGTCGTATGGAATCTCAAGGAGAACCCGGACAAATTCAAGTCAGTCAAACAGTTTACGAACATCTCCAGAAAAACTACCGCTTTCAGGAACGCGGTACTATTTCCATCAAGGGGAAGGGATTGATGAATACTTACTGGTTGCTCGGTCACAAAAAGGCGAGAGACTTTCGATCGACCTCCGTTACAAACGAGTGATTTTTACAGATTAATTATTCATTGTTGATAGTTAATTGTACATTGCGCCGCGTGAATTTTTCCCTAATCAAAAAGTCCGTTTGCATCGATAGTACATGAATGATGTTAAGGATTGTCTACACCGAATCATTATATATAAATTTGTTAAATTAGTGGCAGTTAAGGGCAAACATCGAGTAAATTGGCGCACAATAGCCAAAAATTAGCCAAGAGTATTTTCCACTAGAGGACGCTGGAAATGAAAGCAAATTACTCGCTGAGTAACTCTCTAATCGCAGTCAATAGTCCGTCTGTTCTAGACTTAATTATTAACTTCGGTTCTGAAGATGAAACGCAAAACCAAGCACCGCGTCGTCCGCTCAATCTCAGTTTGGCGATCGATCGCTCCAGTTCGATGGCGGGACAGTCGCTCCGATACGCGATTCAAGCAGCTCAAAATGTTGTCGATCGTCTCGCACCAGACGATATTCTTTCTGTCGTTATTTACGATGATAACGCTGAGACAATTATACAACCACAGCGCGTCGAACAAAAAGCTACTATTCGTACACAAATCGGCAAAATCAAAGCTGGTGGATGTACGAATTTGCATGGCGGTTGGCTAATGGCTTGCGATCTGGTAAAGTCCCGTCAATCTACAGAAAAAATCAATCGCGTTTTGCTATTAACTGACGGTTTGGCGAATGTGGGGATTAGCGATTCTCCTACTTTGATTAATCATGCTAGGCAACAAGCCGAACAAGGAATAATTACAACAACTTTAGGATTTGGCAACGGATTTAATGAAGATTTACTCATCGGTATGGCAAATGCAGCCGGGGGAAATTTCTATTTCATCCAATCGCCTGACGATGCTACCGATGTATTCCGAATCGAACTGGAAAGCCTCACTTCTGTTGTAGCGCAAAATCTTACGGTAATGCTGCAACTGGAAACAGCAGTACAGAGTACGGCGATTATTAATAAGTACCGTTCTACCTTTTCAGACAAAAAGATTGAAGTTTTTCTTGGGGATGTTTACGGAGTAGAAAATAAACCTTTAGCGGTAGAACTTTCCCTCGCTCCATTTTCAGATATCGGCGTGCAGAAAGTTGTTACAGTTTCCTACAAATATCAAACAGTTGTAGATGGGAATATCCAAGAAGTTAGCGACGAAATACCCATTAATATAACAGTTGGAACTGCTGAGGAAGCCAACAGCGTGCAGCCGGATGCAGCGGTAGTTGAGCAAGCGAGTAAATTGAAGATTGCCAAAGTGAAAGATGAAGCGATCGCACTCGCCGATAAAGGAGATTATACCACAGCATCGCAAAAGCTTCGCAAAACAATCGAAGATTTGAAACTCAAATCATTGCACGAAACCTTTGAAGTTGCCGAAGAAATAGATCAGCTAGATCATTACGCGCAAAGCATAGAAAACAGAAGATTTGATAATACGATTCGCAAAGAAATGCGCGATCAATCTTATCAGGCGCTGACACGCGATCGCGGCGATCTGAAATTGCGCGGACTTGCCGGATCTGCCAGCAGCTTACAGGCAGTTTCCAGCGTCGATCAAGGCGTTTTGGTGCAGTGCTTCCGCGAAAGCGGCAAATTGAGAATTCGCGTTATTTCTGATGGATACAATCAAGATTTCAACGTGCAATTTCCCCGCAACATTCGCGAAGAAGGAGTTACCTACATTGTTGATGAAATCAATTTATCTGCTGACGGAAGTTTTTATCGCGCTTCCGGTAATATTCGCCGCTTAGTTAAACCCGGAGAAGAACGCGCCGCCTCTCAATATAACACATCTACTGCCAAAACACCCAAACGACAAAAACTCAACGCACCCACTTCTGCTGCTGACTTGGAAACCACAGATAGTATAGGCGATGGAGTGCTAGTGCAGTGCGTGAAAGAAGGTAGCAAATTGAGAGCGAGAGTTGTTTCCGATGGGTACAATCCTAATTGGAATATCCGCTTTCCCCGCGACATTCGCGAAGAAAATGTTCTCTATGTAGTTGATGAAGTGGAAGAAGCGAAAAACGGGGGGTCTTATGTTGCTTATGGGAAGATTAAACGATTAGTGCAATAGATAACAAAACCACCAGGGGTTTATATCATGTTCGGTTGCATCGGTAGTGGCAAAAATTTGCGCTTACATCTGTGTTCATCTGTGTTTATCTGTTTTCATCTGTGGTTAAATTTTAACCAACGATTCTGTGCAGACAATCCTCAACATCATTCTTACGCTAACGATGCTACCGGACACGATATTAAACCCCCGGACTACTTTTTAGGCTACCTGTAGTGTCTGTGGCTCTGGTAGAGGCTTACCCATTTGCTCATAACCATACACCAAATCTTCTAAAACTTCCTTGGCGTTCTCAAGTGCTTCTTCGTATGTTTCACCGTGAGTACGAGCGTATTTCCCCCACTCTGGCAAACTAGCAACATACACTCGATCTTTCTCAGACCACTGAATCAAAATGCTATATTTCATTATTCATCACCTTGCTTTAACTGCTCTAGTTCTTCCAATGCTTCTATTACATCTTTCTCCTGGTAAGGCTTTGCATCTTTGCCATCTTTTCCAGAGAGGACTACAGGATTTGGCAGAAGCGGGTGAATCCAGTAAGAATGACTGCCTTTTCCACGTTTGGGCAAAAGCGTAAATCCTGCTTTCTGCAACATCTGTTTCAATTCTCTAACTTTTTTAGGCATTTGCCATCATAAGACTTTTTTCAATAAAACTTGAAGTGGGGTACTTAATCATTAGCCAGTCTTTGCACAAAATCTTGATGTGACTGACTTGCTAAACCCTGCTGCAATATTTCTAAAACCTTGGCTAAATTTCCAGCTAATAAAGCTGCTTTATCCAACCACAACCCAGGAAAGACTTGAGAGCAAATTACACCATCAGCATTTGGCTCAACTTGAATATATTCTCCGGCATTTAATCTAAACCAATCGAATTGGCGATCGTAAACTCGCCAAACTAAATATTCTTGTACTCCATTGCGACGATATACTTTCATTTTTTCATGCAAATCGAGAGACGCAGTAGAAGCCGCAATTTCTACTATTAATTCCGGCGCACCTTCCACATAATCATCGTCGCTGATGCGCGATTGTCCACCCTTTTCTATCCTCAATAAAGCATCCGGTTGCGGTTCGTTATCGGCATCCAGACGCACCGTTGTGTTATCGAGTGTTTCCACTCCAGGCGTAGCTACTTCGTAGGTTCCTAACCAGGTCATAATACGAGAATGGGGTTTACCATGATTTTTTGCTCGTACAGGAGATGCCATATAAACCATTCCTTCAATCAATTCAGCTTTTTTTACTTCCGGCATTGCTTCATAGCGACGCTCAAATTCAGCGCGGGTGAGCTTGTCGCCATTTTCTAAAGGAGGAATGGTTAAAGGAGGGGAAATCGCGCCAGAAGATATCATAGTTTTTGATTCGATCGCACTGTGCTAGATACTGCCAATTGTAGCAAAGATAAGTAAGATTTGGAACTTGATATCGCAAAAATATTGTTTAATGAGAAAATCTATTTTTTACATATTGTTGCAGCACAGGATTGAGAGTAAAAAAACTTGTCTTACCCTGTTCTTTTGCATCCAACAAAAACCGCCTTCCCAAAGATTGCATCGCATTCAATAAATCTGAAGTCGATAATTCTACTGTCTTGCGAATTTGCGGTAAAGAAACGGGTTCTGTTTGATTGGCAAGTTGGATCGTAACTGCTTGTTCCTGCGGAGTTAGTCGCTGAAATTGTCGGTCTAACTGCGCTTGCAAGGATTCGCACAATATCGGCGCGTCGCATTCGTTGCATTCTAAGAATTCAGAAACATTACCTCTAAATAACTCTTGGATCGTGGTGGCGGTGAACTCTAACCAGAGAGGATTTCCTTGATAAGCATTAATCAAAGTTTCCCAACTCTCTTCATCTGATAAATTATGCTGTCTGAGAATTTGTTTAGCTGCTACGCCTAAGCTACCCAATAGGAAGGAATGCACATAATTATTTACTCTTTCCAGTTTAGCGACTTCTCTAGATTTTTCCCAACTTATTAATAGTATGCAACTTTGATGACAAACTTCGGCTATTTGTTTAAATAATAGGTGATAATCTTCATATCCAGATTTATATTGACCTGCGAGTTGTCCGCTGCTGAAAAGCATTTGTAGGTCATCGAGGACAATCAAACAGCGATACTTGCGTAGGTAGTTGATGAGTTGGGAAAGTTGCGCTTCGATCGCCTGCGGTATTTCTCCTTCCTGGGAGAAGATTTGCAGCAGATTGGTGAGGATTGCATCTGGCGTTGGCGAAAAGCGGAGACTGCGGTAGATCAGGTAATCAAAATTGGTTTTGATTTGTTCTATGAGTTGCAGTGCGAGGGTAGTTTTGCCAATTCCGCCGATCCCTAGAAGTGCGATGAGACGATCGCGATCGCGCACTATCCAGTTTTCCAGGGTGGCGAGTTCGTGGGTGCGATCGTAGAAGCTGAAGATTTCCGGTGCGTCGCCTAAGTCGATGTGCGATCGGGTTGGGGTTTGTTGCGGTTGTTGCGTGACTTGTGGAAGTTGGGATTTTTTTGAACAAATATTGAAGTTATTAACTGTTGCATTATCGCTAGCTATAGTTTGTGAAAAATTATAAAACCTTGCTCTCTCTAATATGGATTTAACATTCGTTTTTGTGACATCTTCTTTTAAGACATCTGAAAAAATTTTCCATAGTTCAGAAGCAACACTCCTAATGTAACCTTCACTGCAATTCCGTTCTTGTGCAA is a genomic window of Aerosakkonema funiforme FACHB-1375 containing:
- a CDS encoding adenylate/guanylate cyclase domain-containing protein, producing MMNAEQITNREAALLAEIERLRQEVAHLKQTNSDLEIALLTTIEHGDLIEAELHESNQKLQAEIGERQLAQATLQEILETASQDKADLEIMLQTTREHGDAVEYQLYTQAVETMRQSEELFRAISESTSILMILTQQQNGMISYANTASSEMLKIDVQTLIGTKVQAFFANPDDEQKINDLLSVQGHVRDYEMQVKRQDGSLFWVSASVHPLRLAEVSSLLTTLYDISDRKEAESALRQSQEKLQKQAQQLEQIVEQRTQELRLSEEKYRSIFENAIEGIFQMSGDGRYLNANPALAKMYGYESPAELIASVKHIGKQLYVQPQRWEELLAYLKGLDSLSGFESQVYCKDGSTIWISEDVRAIYDRDGSLHYEGSVRDISDRKAAEAELRQQRFLSERLLLNVLPQLIAERLKRGEKTIAENFAEVTVLFADIANFTQLSSEVSPKELVKLLNDIFSAFDLLADRHGVEKIKTIGDAYMVVGGLPKPRPDHIVAIADMALDMQQEILQFRTPGNQPIALRIGIHTGAVVAGVIGRRKPIYDLWGDTVNVASRMESQGEPGQIQVSQTVYEHLQKNYRFQERGTISIKGKGLMNTYWLLGHKKARDFRSTSVTNE
- a CDS encoding vWA domain-containing protein, which codes for MKANYSLSNSLIAVNSPSVLDLIINFGSEDETQNQAPRRPLNLSLAIDRSSSMAGQSLRYAIQAAQNVVDRLAPDDILSVVIYDDNAETIIQPQRVEQKATIRTQIGKIKAGGCTNLHGGWLMACDLVKSRQSTEKINRVLLLTDGLANVGISDSPTLINHARQQAEQGIITTTLGFGNGFNEDLLIGMANAAGGNFYFIQSPDDATDVFRIELESLTSVVAQNLTVMLQLETAVQSTAIINKYRSTFSDKKIEVFLGDVYGVENKPLAVELSLAPFSDIGVQKVVTVSYKYQTVVDGNIQEVSDEIPINITVGTAEEANSVQPDAAVVEQASKLKIAKVKDEAIALADKGDYTTASQKLRKTIEDLKLKSLHETFEVAEEIDQLDHYAQSIENRRFDNTIRKEMRDQSYQALTRDRGDLKLRGLAGSASSLQAVSSVDQGVLVQCFRESGKLRIRVISDGYNQDFNVQFPRNIREEGVTYIVDEINLSADGSFYRASGNIRRLVKPGEERAASQYNTSTAKTPKRQKLNAPTSAADLETTDSIGDGVLVQCVKEGSKLRARVVSDGYNPNWNIRFPRDIREENVLYVVDEVEEAKNGGSYVAYGKIKRLVQ
- a CDS encoding type II toxin-antitoxin system HicB family antitoxin — translated: MKYSILIQWSEKDRVYVASLPEWGKYARTHGETYEEALENAKEVLEDLVYGYEQMGKPLPEPQTLQVA
- a CDS encoding type II toxin-antitoxin system HicA family toxin → MPKKVRELKQMLQKAGFTLLPKRGKGSHSYWIHPLLPNPVVLSGKDGKDAKPYQEKDVIEALEELEQLKQGDE
- a CDS encoding Uma2 family endonuclease, with the translated sequence MISSGAISPPLTIPPLENGDKLTRAEFERRYEAMPEVKKAELIEGMVYMASPVRAKNHGKPHSRIMTWLGTYEVATPGVETLDNTTVRLDADNEPQPDALLRIEKGGQSRISDDDYVEGAPELIVEIAASTASLDLHEKMKVYRRNGVQEYLVWRVYDRQFDWFRLNAGEYIQVEPNADGVICSQVFPGLWLDKAALLAGNLAKVLEILQQGLASQSHQDFVQRLAND
- a CDS encoding AAA family ATPase, with translation MELKEILRFADDLVFAKTGKHLDDLQQAILRETFQGQKYAKIAQERNCSEGYIRSVASELWKIFSDVLKEDVTKTNVKSILERARFYNFSQTIASDNATVNNFNICSKKSQLPQVTQQPQQTPTRSHIDLGDAPEIFSFYDRTHELATLENWIVRDRDRLIALLGIGGIGKTTLALQLIEQIKTNFDYLIYRSLRFSPTPDAILTNLLQIFSQEGEIPQAIEAQLSQLINYLRKYRCLIVLDDLQMLFSSGQLAGQYKSGYEDYHLLFKQIAEVCHQSCILLISWEKSREVAKLERVNNYVHSFLLGSLGVAAKQILRQHNLSDEESWETLINAYQGNPLWLEFTATTIQELFRGNVSEFLECNECDAPILCESLQAQLDRQFQRLTPQEQAVTIQLANQTEPVSLPQIRKTVELSTSDLLNAMQSLGRRFLLDAKEQGKTSFFTLNPVLQQYVKNRFSH